In Lotus japonicus ecotype B-129 chromosome 5, LjGifu_v1.2, one genomic interval encodes:
- the LOC130720806 gene encoding uncharacterized protein LOC130720806 isoform X1, with translation MLACSYDEASGSRGVQAKGSDSEGAYSPCHGDMAIGGRRRFSFSALLDHHLLLPTLLITILFQRAVADHESNILNYTRHRQVSGMRLERISRYLEKINKAPVLTIESPDGDLIDCVHKRKQLAFDHPLLKNHKIQKAPTEMPRGMNVTRDENRNMEGEGGKENRPKEAVWQMWHRNGTWCPKGTVPIRRSTVDDVLRAKSLYEFGKKPPGMLPLSRRTANVSPNDIFSNNDHEHAVAYTGLGSDSPQEIYGAKASINVWEPSIQVMNEFSLSQIWLLSGFFDGSDLNSIEAGWQVSPQIYGDSRPRLFTYWTSDSYGKTGCYNLLCSGFVQIDSRIAIGTAISPLSSYAGNQYEVTILIWKDPNVGNWWLSYGDNILVGYWPAELFTHLADHATGVEWGGEVVNTRANDEHTSTQMGSGHFAEDGYGKASYFRNIEIVDVTNTLRSVQNITTIAETSNCYNIQTSYSKEWGTYFYYGGPGKNPQCP, from the exons ATGCTCGCATGCTCCTATGATGAAGCTTCTGGATCTCGTGGGGTTCAAGCTAAAGGAAGTGATTCTGAGGGAGCCTACTCTCCTTGTCACGGTG ATATGGCTATTGGTGGGAGAAGAAGGTTCTCCTTTTCTGCTCTTCTTGATCAtcatcttctccttccaacTTTGTTAATCACCATACTTTTTCAAAGGGCTGTGGCTGATCATGAATCCAATATCTTAAATTACACAAGGCATCGCCAAGTCAGTGGAATGAGACTTGAAAGGATTAGCAGGTACTTGGAGAAGATTAACAAGGCTCCTGTTCTCACCATAGAG AGTCCAGATGGGGATCTCATAGATTGTGTTCACAAAAGAAAACAACTAGCTTTCGATCACCCTCTCTTAAAGAATCATAAGATTCAG AAAGCGCCAACGGAGATGCCAAGAGGGATGAATGTGACaagagatgaaaatagaaacaTGGAAGGGGAAGGAGGAAAAGAGAATAGGCCAAAAGAGGCTGTATGGCAAATGTGGCACCGAAATGGAACTTGGTGTCCAAAAGGGACGGTTCCCATACGGCGGAGCACAGTGGATGATGTGTTGAGAGCAAAGTCTTTGTATGAGTTTGGCAAGAAACCGCCAGGAATGCTTCCTCTCTCTCGCCGTACTGCCAATGTCTCCCCTAATGATATATTCAGCAACAATGATCATGAG CATGCAGTCGCTTACACAGGATTGGGATCGGATTCGCCACAAGAGATTTACGGAGCAAAAGCATCAATAAACGTGTGGGAGCCATCTATTCAAGTGATGAACGAGTTCAGCCTCTCACAAATTTGGCTCCTTTCAGGTTTCTTCGATGGTTCTGATCTCAACAGTATCGAAGCTGGGTGGCAG GTCAGTCCACAGATCTATGGTGACAGCAGACCCAGATTGTTCACTTATTGGACG AGTGACTCATATGGGAAAACTGGATGTTACAACCTTCTCTGTTCTGGTTTTGTTCAAATCGATAGCAGGATAGCCATTGGAACTGCAATTTCtcctctctcttcttatgctggCAACCAATATGAAGTCACCATCCTCATTTGGAAG GATCCAAATGTGGGAAATTGGTGGTTGAGTTATGGTGACAACATATTGGTGGGGTATTGGCCCGCGGAGCTGTTCACGCACCTAGCAGACCACGCCACGGGGGTGGAGTGGGGCGGCGAGGTAGTGAACACACGGGCCAATGATGAACACACGTCCACCCAGATGGGCTCCGGCCACTTTGCCGAGGATGGTTACGGAAAAGCAAGCTACTTCCGGAACATTGAGATTGTGGACGTGACTAACACTCTTAGATCAGTGCAGAACATCACAACAATAGCAGAAACCTCGAACTGTTACAACATTCAGACCTCCTACAGCAAGGAATGGGGCACGTATTTCTACTATGGTGGACCTGGGAAAAATCCACAGTGTCCGTGA
- the LOC130720806 gene encoding uncharacterized protein LOC130720806 isoform X2 produces MILMLKLQKDMAIGGRRRFSFSALLDHHLLLPTLLITILFQRAVADHESNILNYTRHRQVSGMRLERISRYLEKINKAPVLTIESPDGDLIDCVHKRKQLAFDHPLLKNHKIQKAPTEMPRGMNVTRDENRNMEGEGGKENRPKEAVWQMWHRNGTWCPKGTVPIRRSTVDDVLRAKSLYEFGKKPPGMLPLSRRTANVSPNDIFSNNDHEHAVAYTGLGSDSPQEIYGAKASINVWEPSIQVMNEFSLSQIWLLSGFFDGSDLNSIEAGWQVSPQIYGDSRPRLFTYWTSDSYGKTGCYNLLCSGFVQIDSRIAIGTAISPLSSYAGNQYEVTILIWKDPNVGNWWLSYGDNILVGYWPAELFTHLADHATGVEWGGEVVNTRANDEHTSTQMGSGHFAEDGYGKASYFRNIEIVDVTNTLRSVQNITTIAETSNCYNIQTSYSKEWGTYFYYGGPGKNPQCP; encoded by the exons ATGATCTTGATGCTGAAGCTTCAAAAGG ATATGGCTATTGGTGGGAGAAGAAGGTTCTCCTTTTCTGCTCTTCTTGATCAtcatcttctccttccaacTTTGTTAATCACCATACTTTTTCAAAGGGCTGTGGCTGATCATGAATCCAATATCTTAAATTACACAAGGCATCGCCAAGTCAGTGGAATGAGACTTGAAAGGATTAGCAGGTACTTGGAGAAGATTAACAAGGCTCCTGTTCTCACCATAGAG AGTCCAGATGGGGATCTCATAGATTGTGTTCACAAAAGAAAACAACTAGCTTTCGATCACCCTCTCTTAAAGAATCATAAGATTCAG AAAGCGCCAACGGAGATGCCAAGAGGGATGAATGTGACaagagatgaaaatagaaacaTGGAAGGGGAAGGAGGAAAAGAGAATAGGCCAAAAGAGGCTGTATGGCAAATGTGGCACCGAAATGGAACTTGGTGTCCAAAAGGGACGGTTCCCATACGGCGGAGCACAGTGGATGATGTGTTGAGAGCAAAGTCTTTGTATGAGTTTGGCAAGAAACCGCCAGGAATGCTTCCTCTCTCTCGCCGTACTGCCAATGTCTCCCCTAATGATATATTCAGCAACAATGATCATGAG CATGCAGTCGCTTACACAGGATTGGGATCGGATTCGCCACAAGAGATTTACGGAGCAAAAGCATCAATAAACGTGTGGGAGCCATCTATTCAAGTGATGAACGAGTTCAGCCTCTCACAAATTTGGCTCCTTTCAGGTTTCTTCGATGGTTCTGATCTCAACAGTATCGAAGCTGGGTGGCAG GTCAGTCCACAGATCTATGGTGACAGCAGACCCAGATTGTTCACTTATTGGACG AGTGACTCATATGGGAAAACTGGATGTTACAACCTTCTCTGTTCTGGTTTTGTTCAAATCGATAGCAGGATAGCCATTGGAACTGCAATTTCtcctctctcttcttatgctggCAACCAATATGAAGTCACCATCCTCATTTGGAAG GATCCAAATGTGGGAAATTGGTGGTTGAGTTATGGTGACAACATATTGGTGGGGTATTGGCCCGCGGAGCTGTTCACGCACCTAGCAGACCACGCCACGGGGGTGGAGTGGGGCGGCGAGGTAGTGAACACACGGGCCAATGATGAACACACGTCCACCCAGATGGGCTCCGGCCACTTTGCCGAGGATGGTTACGGAAAAGCAAGCTACTTCCGGAACATTGAGATTGTGGACGTGACTAACACTCTTAGATCAGTGCAGAACATCACAACAATAGCAGAAACCTCGAACTGTTACAACATTCAGACCTCCTACAGCAAGGAATGGGGCACGTATTTCTACTATGGTGGACCTGGGAAAAATCCACAGTGTCCGTGA
- the LOC130721358 gene encoding GDSL esterase/lipase LTL1-like isoform X2, producing the protein MPYLSPLLMGEKLLVGANFASAGIGILNDTGFQFLNIIHMYKQLKLFQHYQQRLSAQIGPEGTKKLVNKALVLITLGGNDFVNNYYLVPYSARSRQYSLPDYVTYIISEYRKILRRIYDLGGRRILVTGTGSMGCVPAELALRSRNGECDVELQRAAALYNPQLVEMIKGLNKEIGADVFVAANAYQMHMDFVSNPQAYGFVTSKIACCGQGPYNGIGLCTPLSNLCHNRDLYAFWDAFHPSEKASRIIVQQILTGSTHYMHPMNLSTIMALDSNV; encoded by the exons ATGCCATATTTGAGCCCTCTACTAATGGGAGAAAAGCTTCTAGTTGGTGCCAATTTTGCTTCTGCAGGGATTGGGATCCTCAATGATACTGGATTTCAGTTT CTGAACATCATCCACATGTACAAGCAGTTGAAGCTATTCCAGCATTATCAGCAAAGGTTGAGTGCACAGATTGGTCCAGAGGGAACTAAGAAACTAGTGAACAAAGCACTTGTACTCATCACTCTTGGAGGCAACGATTTTGTGAACAATTACTACTTAGTCCCCTATTCAGCTAGATCTCGCCAGTATTCTCTCCCAGACTATGTGACCTATATCATATCCGAGTATCGCAAAATTCTCAGG AGGATTTATGATTTGGGAGGTCGTAGGATTCTTGTAACGGGCACAGGATCGATGGGGTGTGTGCCTGCAGAGTTAGCCTTGAGAAGCAGAAATGGTGAATGCGATGTTGAACTTCAGAGAGCTGCGGCCTTATACAATCCACAACTTGTTGAAATGATCAAAGGACTCAACAAAGAGATTGGAGCTGATGTCTTTGTTGCCGCTAATGCATATCAAATGCACATGGACTTTGTTAGCAACCCTCAAGCTTATG GATTTGTGACATCGAAGATAGCTTGCTGTGGGCAAGGCCCGTACAATGGGATTGGACTCTGCACTCCACTTTCCAACTTGTGTCACAATCGAGACCTATACGCATTTTGGGATGCATTCCACCCATCAGAAAAAGCTAGCAGAATCATAGTCCAACAGATCCTCACTGGCTCCACCCACTATATGCACCCCATGAACCTTAGCACCATCATGGCTCTCGACTCCAATGTTTGA
- the LOC130720806 gene encoding uncharacterized protein LOC130720806 isoform X3 has product MAIGGRRRFSFSALLDHHLLLPTLLITILFQRAVADHESNILNYTRHRQVSGMRLERISRYLEKINKAPVLTIESPDGDLIDCVHKRKQLAFDHPLLKNHKIQKAPTEMPRGMNVTRDENRNMEGEGGKENRPKEAVWQMWHRNGTWCPKGTVPIRRSTVDDVLRAKSLYEFGKKPPGMLPLSRRTANVSPNDIFSNNDHEHAVAYTGLGSDSPQEIYGAKASINVWEPSIQVMNEFSLSQIWLLSGFFDGSDLNSIEAGWQVSPQIYGDSRPRLFTYWTSDSYGKTGCYNLLCSGFVQIDSRIAIGTAISPLSSYAGNQYEVTILIWKDPNVGNWWLSYGDNILVGYWPAELFTHLADHATGVEWGGEVVNTRANDEHTSTQMGSGHFAEDGYGKASYFRNIEIVDVTNTLRSVQNITTIAETSNCYNIQTSYSKEWGTYFYYGGPGKNPQCP; this is encoded by the exons ATGGCTATTGGTGGGAGAAGAAGGTTCTCCTTTTCTGCTCTTCTTGATCAtcatcttctccttccaacTTTGTTAATCACCATACTTTTTCAAAGGGCTGTGGCTGATCATGAATCCAATATCTTAAATTACACAAGGCATCGCCAAGTCAGTGGAATGAGACTTGAAAGGATTAGCAGGTACTTGGAGAAGATTAACAAGGCTCCTGTTCTCACCATAGAG AGTCCAGATGGGGATCTCATAGATTGTGTTCACAAAAGAAAACAACTAGCTTTCGATCACCCTCTCTTAAAGAATCATAAGATTCAG AAAGCGCCAACGGAGATGCCAAGAGGGATGAATGTGACaagagatgaaaatagaaacaTGGAAGGGGAAGGAGGAAAAGAGAATAGGCCAAAAGAGGCTGTATGGCAAATGTGGCACCGAAATGGAACTTGGTGTCCAAAAGGGACGGTTCCCATACGGCGGAGCACAGTGGATGATGTGTTGAGAGCAAAGTCTTTGTATGAGTTTGGCAAGAAACCGCCAGGAATGCTTCCTCTCTCTCGCCGTACTGCCAATGTCTCCCCTAATGATATATTCAGCAACAATGATCATGAG CATGCAGTCGCTTACACAGGATTGGGATCGGATTCGCCACAAGAGATTTACGGAGCAAAAGCATCAATAAACGTGTGGGAGCCATCTATTCAAGTGATGAACGAGTTCAGCCTCTCACAAATTTGGCTCCTTTCAGGTTTCTTCGATGGTTCTGATCTCAACAGTATCGAAGCTGGGTGGCAG GTCAGTCCACAGATCTATGGTGACAGCAGACCCAGATTGTTCACTTATTGGACG AGTGACTCATATGGGAAAACTGGATGTTACAACCTTCTCTGTTCTGGTTTTGTTCAAATCGATAGCAGGATAGCCATTGGAACTGCAATTTCtcctctctcttcttatgctggCAACCAATATGAAGTCACCATCCTCATTTGGAAG GATCCAAATGTGGGAAATTGGTGGTTGAGTTATGGTGACAACATATTGGTGGGGTATTGGCCCGCGGAGCTGTTCACGCACCTAGCAGACCACGCCACGGGGGTGGAGTGGGGCGGCGAGGTAGTGAACACACGGGCCAATGATGAACACACGTCCACCCAGATGGGCTCCGGCCACTTTGCCGAGGATGGTTACGGAAAAGCAAGCTACTTCCGGAACATTGAGATTGTGGACGTGACTAACACTCTTAGATCAGTGCAGAACATCACAACAATAGCAGAAACCTCGAACTGTTACAACATTCAGACCTCCTACAGCAAGGAATGGGGCACGTATTTCTACTATGGTGGACCTGGGAAAAATCCACAGTGTCCGTGA
- the LOC130721358 gene encoding GDSL esterase/lipase At5g33370-like isoform X1, with product MASSLLFGCCVIVTSLFMAVDSTQTRAFFVFGDSLVDNGNNDFLATTARADAPPYGIDFPTHKPTGRFSNGLNIPDLISEQLGLEPTMPYLSPLLMGEKLLVGANFASAGIGILNDTGFQFLNIIHMYKQLKLFQHYQQRLSAQIGPEGTKKLVNKALVLITLGGNDFVNNYYLVPYSARSRQYSLPDYVTYIISEYRKILRRIYDLGGRRILVTGTGSMGCVPAELALRSRNGECDVELQRAAALYNPQLVEMIKGLNKEIGADVFVAANAYQMHMDFVSNPQAYGFVTSKIACCGQGPYNGIGLCTPLSNLCHNRDLYAFWDAFHPSEKASRIIVQQILTGSTHYMHPMNLSTIMALDSNV from the exons ATGGCTAGTTCTTTACTGTTTGGCTGTTGTGTGATAGTAACAAGCTTGTTTATGGCTGTGGATTCTACTCAAACAAGAGCTTTCTTTGTTTTTGGTGATTCACTAGTTGACAATGGCAACAATGACTTCTTGGCAACCACTGCACGTGCAGACGCACCGCCTTATGGCATTGATTTCCCAACGCATAAACCTACCGGACGCTTCTCTAATGGCCTAAACATACCTGACTTAATCA GTGAGCAGCTTGGGTTAGAGCCTACAATGCCATATTTGAGCCCTCTACTAATGGGAGAAAAGCTTCTAGTTGGTGCCAATTTTGCTTCTGCAGGGATTGGGATCCTCAATGATACTGGATTTCAGTTT CTGAACATCATCCACATGTACAAGCAGTTGAAGCTATTCCAGCATTATCAGCAAAGGTTGAGTGCACAGATTGGTCCAGAGGGAACTAAGAAACTAGTGAACAAAGCACTTGTACTCATCACTCTTGGAGGCAACGATTTTGTGAACAATTACTACTTAGTCCCCTATTCAGCTAGATCTCGCCAGTATTCTCTCCCAGACTATGTGACCTATATCATATCCGAGTATCGCAAAATTCTCAGG AGGATTTATGATTTGGGAGGTCGTAGGATTCTTGTAACGGGCACAGGATCGATGGGGTGTGTGCCTGCAGAGTTAGCCTTGAGAAGCAGAAATGGTGAATGCGATGTTGAACTTCAGAGAGCTGCGGCCTTATACAATCCACAACTTGTTGAAATGATCAAAGGACTCAACAAAGAGATTGGAGCTGATGTCTTTGTTGCCGCTAATGCATATCAAATGCACATGGACTTTGTTAGCAACCCTCAAGCTTATG GATTTGTGACATCGAAGATAGCTTGCTGTGGGCAAGGCCCGTACAATGGGATTGGACTCTGCACTCCACTTTCCAACTTGTGTCACAATCGAGACCTATACGCATTTTGGGATGCATTCCACCCATCAGAAAAAGCTAGCAGAATCATAGTCCAACAGATCCTCACTGGCTCCACCCACTATATGCACCCCATGAACCTTAGCACCATCATGGCTCTCGACTCCAATGTTTGA